From a single Capsicum annuum cultivar UCD-10X-F1 chromosome 12, UCD10Xv1.1, whole genome shotgun sequence genomic region:
- the LOC107849984 gene encoding transcription factor HEC1-like: MDNIDLLKLSSPCEDQMEMMLLMQMENEMPMLDYSPQRNIINNSNNNNNNNNNIDRNNFSEIFDHHNPPSTLFLNNMSSTISLNGCKSPQIVHQDSSITLPFLDNSSSTSGTNGRLRSSIRAANKEQVSSASHLTFPSSHTVKRNSMAAMREMIFRIAAMQPIQIDPASVKAPKRRNVKISSDPQSVAARHRRERISEKIRILQRLVPGGTKMDTASMLDEAIHYMKFLKKQVQSLEKVEVNRPIVAATSGCLGFPVPMSLSGNYYPYHQSVQP; the protein is encoded by the exons atggatAATATTGACTTGCTCAAATTATCATCACCTTGTGAAGATCAAATGGAAATGATGCTCTTGATGCAAATGGAGAATGAAATGCCAATGTTGGACTATAGTCCCCAacgaaacatcatcaacaacagcaacaataacaacaacaataataataatatcgatCGTAACAATTTCTCTGAAATTTTCGATCATCATAATCCACCATCCACATTATTCTTGAACAATATGTCATCTACCATTTCATTAAATGGTTGTAAATCTCCCCAAATAGTTCATCAAGATTCATCAATAACTCTCCCTTTCCTGGACAATTCAAGTAGTACTAGTGGTACTAATGGGAGGTTGAGGAGTTCTATTCGCGCTGCCAATAAAGAACAGGTATCCTCTGCCTCACATTTGACATTTCCTTCTTCACATACAGTGAAGCGCAACTCTATGGCGGCCATGAGGGAGATGATTTTTAGAATAGCGGCAATGCAACCTATTCAGATCGATCCTGCATCAG TAAAAGCGCCCAAGAGAAGGAACGTGAAGATATCGAGCGATCCTCAAAGCGTGGCAGCACGCCATAGGAGAGAAAGGATAAGTGAAAAAATAAGGATATTACAAAGATTGGTACCAGGTGGAACAAAAATGGACACAGCATCAATGCTAGATGAAGCAATTCATTACATGAAATTCTTGAAGAAACAAGTTCAATCACTTGAAAAAGTTGAAGTTAATAGGCCAATTGTTGCTGCTACTTCTGGATGCCTTGGATTCCCTGTGCCAATGTCACTAAGTGGGAATTATTACCCTTATCATCAAAGTGTTCAACCCTAG